From the genome of Nakamurella flavida:
CAGCCAGGCCTGCTCCCCGGCCGCCCGCAGCAGCTGCACGTGCTGGGTGAGGACGTGCACGCCTCCGCTGTGCTGCCGGGTGGCGAAGCCTGCGTAGAGGATGCGGCGGGTGGACGCAGCGGTCGGCGGGGGCACGTGGCGACCGTAGCTGGGCGGGTCTTCATGCGACCTGGGTGGAGTCATGGCGGGTCGTCGAGCCTGCTGCCCCTATAGCGCGGGGCCGGCCGTCCCTTCCAGGACCGCGGCGCCGCCGCCACCTCACGAGCGCTCGAGCTCCGCCAACTCGGCCTCGACCGCAGCCCGTACGCCGACACGGTGCATGGTCCTCAACACCCGCGTGAAGCGGTCGGTGAACTCCGCGCACTTCCCCAGCTCGCCGAACATCGGGTTGCCGCTGATCAGCGCGAGGGGGTCGGCCTGCGATCTGCGTGCGCGCGCCGAGAGGTCGTCGGCTCTGGCGTCGGTCAGTGAAATGGGACGACCGGAGTCGTCGATGCCTTCCCAGGCGCGGGCCCAGCAGGCCACCACCACCGTCGCGGCGCCGAACGAACGGCCGGCGGCCACGAGGTCCCGGATGACCGGCACCACGAAGGTGGGCAAGGTCGTGGAGGACTGCATCGTCAACCGCTCGATGCTGTCGCTGATGGCCGGGTTGGCGAAGCGTTCGATCACCGCGGCGGAGTACGCCCGCAGGTCGGCGCCAGGTGGAGCGGGCATGCTCGCCGCCCCCTCGTGCAGCAGGTAGTGACCCAACAGCCGTCGGACGGTGGGATCGGCGGACGCGCCGGCCCCGTCGGCGTGACCCAGCAGCAGCCCGAGGTAGGAGATCGTCTGGTGACCGGCGTTCACCAGCCGCATCTTCATCTGCTCGTAGGGGCGCACGTCCTCGACCAGTTGCACGCCGACCCGCTCCCACGCCGGGCGTCCCTGGGGGAAGTGGTCCTCGACCACCCACTGCCGGAAGGGCTCGCACACCACGGGCCAGCTGTCGTGAAGACCGGTGGCCTCGGCCACGGCCTCGAGGTCGGCCGGGGCGGTGCGCGGGGTGATGCGGTCGACCATGGCGTTGGGGAAGGCGACGTCCTCGGCGACGTGGGCGGCCAGGTCGGGGTCCTGTGCCTGGGTGAAGGCGAGCAGGGTGCGCCGGGCGACGTCGCCGTTGGCGTGCACGTTGTCGCACGACAGGACCGTGAACGGCGGCACCCCCGCCGAGCGGCGGCGGCGCAAGGCCTCGGCCAGGAAGCCGAAAGCACTGCGCGGGGTGCGGGCGTCCGCGATGTCGTGTTGCAGGACGTCGTCGGAGAGATCGACGGACCCGGTGGCCGGGTCGTAGCAGTAGCCGCCCTCGGTGATGGTGAGCGAGACGATGCGCACGGCGGGATCGGCCATGCGCGCCAACACTTTCTCGCTCTCATCCGGGGCGAACAGGTACTCGACCACCGACCCGACCACGCGGCAGCGCTGCCCGTCCGCGCCCCGTTCGGCCACGACGAACAGCCTGTCCTGGGCGCGCATCATCTCGGCCATGGCGGCGTCCTGCCGGAGCAGATTGACCCCGCAGATGCCGTAGGCCCGGGCGCCGTCGTCGACGGCCAACAGGTCGTCGAGGTAGACCGCCTGGTGGGCGCGGTGGAAGCCACCGAACCCGATGTGGACCACCCCCGGGCTGACCAGGTCGCGGTCGTAGCCGGGTCGTTGTGTGTCCTGACTGGCCGACGAGGCGGTGGACGTGTTCAGCCGCGGCCGGGTGGGTGTGATGGGGGACATGGTCACCTCGGGTCCTGTGGTCAGCTGTCGGCGGGTATGCCGCCGACGCGGGTGGCGCACTCGGCGGCGGCGGCGGTGGCCCCGGCCACGCATTGGGCGATGGGCAGTCCGCGCGCCAGGGCAGCGGCGTAGGCGCCGTGGAAGACGTCCCCGCACCCGGTGGTGTCCTTGACCTGGACGGGGGGAACCGACTGGTGCTGTATGCGGTCCAGGACACCGGTCCCGAGGGCGGTGCCGTCGTCCGCAGAGACGAAGTAGGCGCCGCGGTCCCCGCAGGTGATGACCACCGCGCACCGGTCCGCCCGCCAGAGCGCCGCGATGGCTCGGGCGGGGCTGTTCGTGCCGGTCCACTGGACGGCGAAACTCTCCGGGAGCACCAGGTGATCGCTGAGGTCGACCAGCAGTTCGGTCTCCGGGTGGTGCACCTTCTCCAGGTCGAGCACCACGCCGCGGCCGGCCTCCCGCGCCGCTCGGGCGGCCCGGACGCCGGCGGGCACCGCGTAGCCGTCGAGCAGGAGCACCTTGGCGTGGCGGACCAGCTCCAGATCCAGGTCGTCGGGGAGGCCGATGGGTGCGTCGTCGTCGACGGCGATGAACCGCCGGCCATCGGGATCCACCAGGATGGTGGCGCGTATACCCGGCTGGCCGGGGGCGGTACGGGCCAGGTCCAGGCGCACCCCGTTGTGCCGGAGGCACTGCCACAGGCCGGGCTCGACGTCCCGCGCCGGGAGGTGCCCCACGAACGCGGTCGTGGCGCCGCCTCTGGCGGCAGCGACCATCGCGGTCGCGACGTTGCCGCCGTAGCGCTCCTGTTCCAGCAGCACGCGCCCCTTGCTGTCACCGAGGGGGGCGTCGACCAACAGGATCCGGTCCACCGAGGCGGCGCCTCCGCCGATGACGTCCAGTTCGTCGTATGCGCTCAGCGACACGTGTAGCCACCGTCGATCGGCAGGGTGATGCCGGTGATCATCGCGGCGCCGTCGCTGAGCAGGAAGGTG
Proteins encoded in this window:
- a CDS encoding mannitol dehydrogenase family protein gives rise to the protein MSPITPTRPRLNTSTASSASQDTQRPGYDRDLVSPGVVHIGFGGFHRAHQAVYLDDLLAVDDGARAYGICGVNLLRQDAAMAEMMRAQDRLFVVAERGADGQRCRVVGSVVEYLFAPDESEKVLARMADPAVRIVSLTITEGGYCYDPATGSVDLSDDVLQHDIADARTPRSAFGFLAEALRRRRSAGVPPFTVLSCDNVHANGDVARRTLLAFTQAQDPDLAAHVAEDVAFPNAMVDRITPRTAPADLEAVAEATGLHDSWPVVCEPFRQWVVEDHFPQGRPAWERVGVQLVEDVRPYEQMKMRLVNAGHQTISYLGLLLGHADGAGASADPTVRRLLGHYLLHEGAASMPAPPGADLRAYSAAVIERFANPAISDSIERLTMQSSTTLPTFVVPVIRDLVAAGRSFGAATVVVACWARAWEGIDDSGRPISLTDARADDLSARARRSQADPLALISGNPMFGELGKCAEFTDRFTRVLRTMHRVGVRAAVEAELAELERS
- a CDS encoding carbohydrate kinase family protein gives rise to the protein MSLSAYDELDVIGGGAASVDRILLVDAPLGDSKGRVLLEQERYGGNVATAMVAAARGGATTAFVGHLPARDVEPGLWQCLRHNGVRLDLARTAPGQPGIRATILVDPDGRRFIAVDDDAPIGLPDDLDLELVRHAKVLLLDGYAVPAGVRAARAAREAGRGVVLDLEKVHHPETELLVDLSDHLVLPESFAVQWTGTNSPARAIAALWRADRCAVVITCGDRGAYFVSADDGTALGTGVLDRIQHQSVPPVQVKDTTGCGDVFHGAYAAALARGLPIAQCVAGATAAAAECATRVGGIPADS